TTCAACCCAACGACGGTAAAGCTTCTGAATTTGTTTAAGAACAGCATTATGCCGAGGTTGGGTTGAATCACCTGTGCCTGATAATTGTTGTAATTTGGTGAGGAGTCTTGCTTCTTCTGTCGCCACCTCACCATCACTGTAAATTAAGCCACTGATAGCTTCAATTAGATTTTGGCACTCTTGTGCACTAGGGCGATCGCCTAAATATTCCTTCACCCACTTGTCAAACTCTTCTGGCTTTACAGCAACTAGCTCATTTAGCAAAGGCTGAATTTCCGGTTCGTTAGCCATACCCTTTTCTTGAGCTATTTTGCGAAGATATTCTCTCTCTTCTGGCTGAATTCTGCCATCAATCCAAGCGGCTCCAATCAGGATTTTCACCAAGTTTTTCACACTGGAATTTTTAACCATGATTTTTCTTAAGGTATTAGGACTTGGGAATATGTCTTGTTACTTATTTTCCTTATTATCCATACCCTTTCACCCAAAAATCT
This portion of the Brasilonema sennae CENA114 genome encodes:
- a CDS encoding TerB family tellurite resistance protein codes for the protein MVKNSSVKNLVKILIGAAWIDGRIQPEEREYLRKIAQEKGMANEPEIQPLLNELVAVKPEEFDKWVKEYLGDRPSAQECQNLIEAISGLIYSDGEVATEEARLLTKLQQLSGTGDSTQPRHNAVLKQIQKLYRRWVEVQK